In a single window of the Arthrobacter zhangbolii genome:
- a CDS encoding L-threonylcarbamoyladenylate synthase, whose protein sequence is MARYYDVHPDNPQPRSINQIVDTIRSGGLIAYPTDSCYALGVQLGNREGVERIRQLRRLDEKHHFTLVCRDFAQLGQFVQLDNSVFRSVKAATPGSYTFILPAVKDVPRWLSHPKKRTVGVRIPDNAVVQSILAGLGEPLLSSTLLLPGDEEPMTEGWEIKERLDHQVDAVIDSGFCGPDPTTVIDFSSGAPEVVRRGTGDPSPFE, encoded by the coding sequence ATGGCCAGATACTATGACGTCCACCCCGACAATCCGCAGCCGCGGTCCATCAACCAGATAGTGGATACCATCCGCTCCGGGGGCCTCATCGCCTATCCCACAGACTCCTGTTACGCGCTGGGCGTCCAGCTGGGCAACCGGGAGGGAGTGGAACGCATCCGCCAGCTCCGCAGGCTGGATGAGAAGCACCACTTCACCCTTGTCTGCCGGGACTTCGCACAGCTGGGCCAGTTTGTGCAGCTGGATAACTCGGTGTTCCGCAGCGTTAAGGCCGCCACCCCGGGCAGCTACACCTTTATCCTGCCGGCCGTGAAGGACGTTCCCCGCTGGCTCTCGCATCCCAAGAAGCGGACGGTGGGAGTACGCATCCCGGATAACGCCGTGGTCCAGTCCATCCTCGCCGGCCTGGGCGAGCCCCTGCTCTCCAGCACGCTGCTGCTGCCCGGAGACGAGGAACCGATGACCGAGGGCTGGGAAATCAAGGAGCGCCTGGACCACCAGGTGGATGCCGTCATCGACTCCGGTTTCTGCGGCCCTGATCCCACCACCGTCATTGATTTCTCCAGCGGCGCCCCGGAAGTGGTCCGACGCGGAACCGGAGACCCGTCTCCCTTCGAATAA
- a CDS encoding alpha/beta fold hydrolase, which yields MPHARIYWEGSGNPAGTAVLYLHGGPGSSLGSGGYRSLHNPRLFYTIGIDQRGCGRSTPAAQDDPGHLHLNTTQTLIADIEAVRTSLGISRWIVTGISWGSTLAMAYTLRHPDRVIGLAMAAVTTTSRAEVDWITGGVGRFCPESLARFSRDALAVAGERTVEAYARRLAGEDRTDALAAAGAWLQWESAVAALEPGAPAGPRFDGERSLVTFALLTTRYWAQDGFLPGEAAILARVRELDGIPARLIHGRRDVGSPVGTAWELHRHWPSSRLTVIEDEGHVGPKALAALGAAVEQLRGAEPAPPVGFDHGQIL from the coding sequence GTGCCCCATGCCCGCATTTACTGGGAGGGCAGCGGCAACCCGGCCGGCACCGCGGTCCTGTACCTGCACGGCGGCCCTGGCAGTTCGCTCGGTTCCGGCGGCTACCGCAGCCTGCACAATCCACGGCTTTTTTACACCATCGGGATCGACCAGCGAGGCTGCGGCCGCAGCACTCCGGCCGCACAGGATGATCCCGGGCACCTGCACCTGAACACCACCCAGACGCTGATCGCCGACATCGAAGCGGTGCGGACCAGCCTGGGGATCAGCCGGTGGATAGTCACCGGAATATCCTGGGGCAGCACCCTGGCGATGGCCTATACCCTCCGGCACCCGGACCGCGTCATTGGGCTGGCCATGGCCGCCGTCACCACCACCAGCCGCGCCGAGGTGGACTGGATCACCGGCGGCGTCGGGCGGTTCTGCCCCGAATCCCTGGCCCGCTTCAGCCGGGATGCCCTCGCCGTCGCCGGCGAGAGAACCGTTGAAGCGTACGCCCGCCGCCTGGCAGGAGAGGACCGGACGGATGCCCTTGCCGCCGCCGGAGCCTGGCTGCAGTGGGAATCCGCAGTTGCCGCTTTGGAACCCGGTGCGCCGGCCGGTCCCCGGTTCGACGGCGAGCGCAGCCTGGTGACGTTCGCGCTGTTGACTACCCGCTACTGGGCGCAGGACGGCTTCCTGCCCGGAGAGGCGGCGATCCTGGCCCGGGTGCGGGAGCTGGACGGCATCCCGGCCCGGCTGATCCACGGGCGGCGGGATGTCGGCAGTCCCGTAGGTACGGCCTGGGAGTTGCACCGGCACTGGCCCTCCAGCCGCCTCACGGTCATCGAGGACGAGGGACACGTGGGACCGAAGGCACTCGCTGCGCTGGGTGCCGCTGTGGAACAGCTACGGGGTGCAGAGCCTGCTCCGCCGGTAGGCTTTGACCATGGCCAGATACTATGA
- a CDS encoding glycosyltransferase, with product MDARPRTNAEYILPLKWTEDSGLEELCGYLEVLCTHLPVLVVDGSDEERFAVHGRAFPPAVRHCRTAHPECLNGKVDGVLTGLDLTRAEYLIIADDDVRYTPSALSRVLALLADADVVRPQNYFPAPLPWHAKWDTGRILLNRAFGSDYPGTLGVRAELLRRTGGYSGDVLFENLELLRTVKAAGGREARAGDLHIARLPCSARRFFSQRVRQAYDGFAQPLRLSAELSLLPLLTWCLRRPRRLAGFAGIAVAAAEYGRRRGGGSRVFPPTAALWAPVWLSERAVCIWLAAVRRMGGGIPHSGTRIRTAAHSVVTLRRELHRGTDPVA from the coding sequence ATGGACGCCCGTCCCCGGACAAACGCCGAATACATCCTGCCGCTTAAATGGACTGAGGACAGCGGCCTGGAAGAGCTGTGTGGATACCTCGAAGTGCTGTGCACCCATCTGCCGGTGCTGGTGGTGGACGGCTCCGACGAGGAACGCTTCGCGGTGCATGGCCGGGCGTTCCCGCCGGCGGTGCGGCATTGCCGCACCGCCCACCCCGAATGCCTCAACGGCAAAGTTGACGGAGTCCTGACCGGCCTGGACCTGACCCGGGCGGAGTACCTGATTATTGCCGACGACGACGTCCGCTACACGCCGTCCGCGCTCAGCCGCGTGCTTGCGCTGCTCGCGGACGCCGACGTCGTCCGTCCGCAGAACTATTTCCCCGCCCCGCTGCCGTGGCATGCCAAATGGGACACCGGCCGCATCCTGCTGAATCGCGCCTTCGGTTCGGACTACCCCGGAACGCTGGGCGTGCGTGCGGAGCTCCTGCGACGCACCGGCGGCTACAGCGGAGACGTACTGTTCGAGAATCTGGAACTGCTGCGCACGGTCAAGGCGGCAGGGGGCCGCGAGGCACGCGCCGGTGACCTGCATATCGCCCGGCTCCCCTGCTCGGCCCGCCGGTTCTTCAGCCAGCGGGTCCGCCAGGCCTACGACGGTTTTGCCCAGCCCTTGCGCCTGTCGGCCGAGCTATCCCTCCTCCCCCTGCTGACCTGGTGCCTTCGCCGGCCGCGCCGGTTGGCCGGTTTCGCCGGCATTGCCGTTGCGGCGGCAGAATACGGCCGCCGGCGCGGCGGCGGAAGCCGGGTGTTTCCACCGACGGCGGCCCTCTGGGCACCCGTCTGGCTTTCTGAGCGGGCGGTCTGCATCTGGCTGGCAGCAGTCCGGCGGATGGGCGGGGGCATCCCGCACTCCGGCACCCGGATAAGGACCGCCGCGCATTCTGTTGTCACCCTTCGCCGGGAGCTGCACCGGGGAACAGACCCGGTGGCGTAG
- a CDS encoding maltose acetyltransferase domain-containing protein, whose translation MLAGDPYLAGDPYVADEPELAADSRRAMELADRYARTWPTDQSAAQHILAE comes from the coding sequence ATGCTTGCCGGCGATCCCTACCTTGCCGGCGATCCCTACGTTGCCGACGAGCCGGAGCTGGCCGCAGACAGCCGGCGTGCCATGGAGCTGGCCGACCGCTACGCCCGCACCTGGCCCACGGACCAAAGCGCAGCACAGCACATCCTGGCGGAGTGA
- a CDS encoding ribonuclease J — translation MRVMNLGGLGEIGRNMTVFEFDGKLLIVDCGVLFPEEEHPGVNLILPDFTAIRDRLQDVVAVVLTHGHEDHIGGVPYLLRERSDIPIVGSKLTLAFIEAKLKEHRIKPKLIQVKEGDRRTIGGFDLEFLAVNHSIPDGLAIAIRTAAGMALHTGDFKMDQFPLDRRITDLTGFARLGVEGVDLFLTDSTNAEVPGFMASEKELAPAIDTVFRTAPRRIIVSSFASHIHRIQQVIDAASRYNRKVSFVGRSMIRNMTIAEELGYLNIPKGILVDFKSLQRTDDHKVVLICTGSQGEPMAALSRMANKDHQIRIHEGDTVLMASSLIPGNENAIYGIINNLTKIGANVVHKGNAKVHVSGHASAGELAYCYNIVKPRNVMPVHGEWRHLKANGAIAEATGMDPRDVVIAENGMTVDLRRGRATISGKHQVDLVFVDGDSVGHTTEETLKERMQLAEEGAVTVLALVDADTGTIAEPAEFFTKGFTVKSEDLKKAEEAVEKALANAASGSRRGPKGEDLEDVIERAVANWMRRFYNRTPAITAIVVDA, via the coding sequence ATGCGAGTCATGAATCTTGGCGGCCTCGGCGAAATCGGCAGGAACATGACCGTTTTCGAATTCGACGGCAAGCTGCTGATTGTTGACTGCGGCGTCCTCTTCCCCGAAGAGGAACACCCCGGCGTCAACCTCATCCTGCCCGACTTCACCGCCATCCGTGACCGCCTGCAGGACGTTGTTGCCGTTGTCCTGACCCACGGCCACGAAGACCACATCGGCGGTGTCCCGTACCTGCTGCGCGAGCGTTCGGACATCCCCATCGTGGGCTCCAAGCTGACCCTGGCGTTCATCGAGGCCAAGCTGAAGGAACACCGGATCAAGCCCAAGCTGATCCAGGTCAAGGAAGGCGACCGCCGCACCATCGGCGGCTTCGACCTGGAGTTCCTGGCCGTGAACCACTCCATCCCGGACGGCCTGGCCATTGCCATCCGCACCGCCGCCGGCATGGCACTGCACACCGGTGACTTCAAGATGGACCAGTTCCCGCTGGACCGCCGCATCACCGACCTCACAGGCTTCGCCCGGCTCGGCGTGGAAGGCGTGGACCTGTTCCTCACCGACTCCACCAACGCCGAGGTTCCCGGCTTTATGGCCTCGGAAAAGGAACTGGCCCCGGCTATCGACACGGTGTTCCGCACCGCACCGCGCCGCATCATTGTTTCCAGCTTCGCCAGCCACATCCACCGCATCCAGCAGGTCATCGACGCGGCATCGCGCTACAACCGCAAGGTCTCCTTCGTGGGCCGCTCGATGATCCGCAACATGACCATCGCCGAGGAACTGGGCTACCTGAACATCCCCAAGGGCATCCTGGTGGACTTCAAGTCCCTGCAGCGCACCGATGACCACAAGGTGGTGCTGATCTGCACCGGTTCGCAGGGCGAGCCTATGGCCGCGCTGTCCCGGATGGCCAACAAGGACCACCAGATCCGTATCCACGAGGGCGACACCGTGCTGATGGCCAGCTCGCTGATCCCGGGTAACGAGAACGCCATCTACGGCATCATCAACAACCTGACCAAGATCGGCGCCAACGTGGTGCACAAGGGCAATGCCAAGGTGCACGTCTCCGGCCACGCCAGCGCCGGCGAACTCGCCTACTGCTACAACATCGTCAAGCCGCGCAACGTGATGCCGGTGCATGGCGAATGGCGTCACCTCAAGGCCAACGGAGCCATCGCAGAGGCAACCGGCATGGATCCCCGAGACGTCGTCATCGCCGAAAACGGCATGACCGTTGACCTGCGCCGCGGCCGGGCCACGATCTCCGGGAAACACCAGGTGGACCTGGTCTTCGTGGACGGCGACAGCGTTGGCCACACCACCGAGGAAACCCTGAAGGAGCGCATGCAGCTGGCCGAGGAGGGCGCCGTGACGGTGCTGGCCCTGGTCGACGCCGATACCGGCACCATTGCCGAGCCTGCCGAGTTCTTCACCAAGGGCTTTACCGTGAAGTCAGAGGACCTGAAGAAGGCCGAGGAAGCCGTGGAGAAGGCCCTGGCCAACGCGGCCTCCGGCAGCCGCCGCGGACCCAAGGGCGAGGACCTCGAAGACGTCATCGAGCGCGCCGTCGCCAACTGGATGCGCCGGTTCTACAACCGCACGCCGGCCATCACGGCGATTGTTGTTGACGCGTAG
- a CDS encoding transglycosylase domain-containing protein, with protein MQAPKPSFLERLTLPARVAAFFLVSLLAGVLAAATLIPVAAVAATGTDMTVEVLDQLPDELETGPLDEGSKIYSADGVLLATFYAQNRVPVTLDQISQSMQDAIVSIEDARFFDHNGIDFKGVARAVASNASGSDTQGASTLTMQYVNNVLINRDIAAGKGGSDLTLSGTKDLGDKLREAKLAVAVEKQYTKEEILEGYLNIVLFSGQTYGVEAAARSFFGVPASQLTPAQSAMLAGMVQSPSHYNPFTNPEGTQARRDTVLAAMLKNGKISQAEYEQAVATGLDLNPQTVTSGCTGAETAQYFCSYVEQTILQSEAFGADVQDRAKLLARGGLTIRTTLDSRLQSEAQAQIEAQVPVGDASGAGSAMVSVEPGTGKILAMAQNTVYTPEPGAGRTQLNFNVDADMGGTPYGFQPGSTMKPFTTAQWLKSGRSLSDTIDATRTSYPAGFDWQAKCLGANTEFDEWKFKNASEGFERPMTVSQGLTQSVNTATVAQAALLDLCDIRDTATSMGVHRAVDGEPLEVTSPSFVLGGQEVSPLTMAAAYATFASGGQYCEPTALTEVTDGRGNSYEVPGENCSRAISEDVAAAVTLPLQNLVNGSPGSISPIGVPAAAKTGTTDQSEQTWTVGYTTGIATASWVGNWNSYTSLNNQEINGVTRSYVDGSALAGAQWTQYMKAVAGLYAADAFPAVPAELR; from the coding sequence ATGCAAGCCCCCAAACCCTCGTTCCTGGAACGACTCACGCTGCCCGCACGGGTGGCAGCCTTCTTCCTCGTCAGCCTGCTGGCCGGCGTGCTGGCCGCCGCCACCCTGATTCCCGTGGCAGCCGTGGCGGCCACCGGAACGGACATGACCGTGGAGGTACTGGACCAGCTGCCGGACGAGCTTGAAACCGGCCCGTTGGACGAGGGGTCGAAGATTTACAGCGCCGACGGAGTCCTGCTGGCCACGTTCTACGCGCAGAACCGTGTCCCGGTTACCCTGGACCAGATTTCGCAGAGCATGCAGGATGCGATTGTCTCCATCGAGGACGCACGCTTCTTCGATCACAACGGCATTGACTTCAAGGGTGTGGCCCGCGCGGTGGCTTCCAACGCCAGCGGCAGCGACACCCAGGGTGCCTCCACGCTGACCATGCAGTACGTCAACAACGTCCTGATCAACCGCGATATTGCAGCGGGCAAGGGTGGCAGTGACCTGACCCTGAGTGGCACCAAGGACCTGGGCGACAAGCTGCGTGAAGCCAAGCTCGCCGTCGCCGTGGAGAAGCAGTACACCAAGGAGGAAATCCTTGAGGGCTACCTGAACATTGTGCTGTTCAGCGGGCAGACCTACGGTGTGGAAGCCGCGGCCCGCAGCTTCTTCGGTGTGCCGGCGTCCCAGCTGACCCCGGCACAGTCGGCCATGCTGGCCGGAATGGTGCAGTCACCAAGCCACTACAACCCCTTTACCAACCCCGAGGGGACGCAGGCCCGCCGGGACACGGTCCTGGCGGCGATGCTGAAGAACGGCAAAATCAGCCAGGCCGAGTATGAGCAGGCCGTGGCCACGGGCCTGGACCTGAACCCCCAGACCGTTACCTCCGGCTGCACCGGCGCCGAAACCGCCCAGTACTTCTGCAGCTACGTGGAGCAGACCATCCTGCAGTCCGAAGCCTTCGGCGCCGACGTCCAGGACCGCGCCAAGCTTCTGGCGCGCGGCGGACTGACCATCCGCACCACCCTTGACTCCCGGCTGCAGTCGGAGGCGCAGGCACAGATCGAGGCACAGGTTCCAGTCGGGGATGCATCCGGCGCCGGTTCGGCAATGGTGTCCGTTGAGCCGGGCACCGGGAAGATCCTGGCCATGGCGCAGAACACCGTGTACACGCCGGAACCCGGGGCCGGCAGGACCCAGCTGAACTTCAACGTGGATGCGGATATGGGCGGGACCCCCTACGGGTTCCAGCCCGGATCCACCATGAAACCCTTCACCACGGCCCAGTGGCTGAAATCCGGCCGGAGCCTCAGCGACACCATCGACGCGACCCGCACGTCCTATCCCGCCGGGTTCGACTGGCAGGCGAAATGCCTGGGTGCAAACACCGAGTTTGATGAATGGAAGTTCAAAAACGCCAGCGAGGGCTTCGAACGGCCGATGACCGTCAGCCAGGGCCTCACCCAGTCAGTGAACACCGCCACGGTGGCGCAGGCAGCGCTGCTGGACCTGTGCGATATCAGGGATACCGCCACCAGCATGGGTGTGCACCGGGCAGTCGACGGGGAACCCCTGGAGGTCACGAGCCCGTCCTTTGTGCTCGGCGGACAGGAAGTTTCCCCGCTGACCATGGCCGCGGCCTACGCCACGTTCGCCAGCGGCGGGCAATACTGCGAGCCGACGGCGCTGACCGAGGTCACCGACGGCCGCGGCAACTCATATGAGGTTCCGGGTGAAAACTGCAGCCGTGCCATCTCCGAGGACGTGGCCGCCGCGGTTACCCTGCCGCTGCAGAACCTGGTCAACGGATCGCCGGGCAGCATCAGCCCCATCGGTGTGCCTGCAGCCGCCAAGACCGGTACCACCGACCAGTCTGAACAGACCTGGACGGTGGGTTACACCACGGGTATCGCCACGGCGTCCTGGGTGGGCAACTGGAACTCCTACACGTCCCTGAACAACCAGGAAATCAACGGGGTTACCCGTTCCTACGTGGACGGATCAGCCCTCGCCGGCGCCCAGTGGACGCAGTACATGAAGGCCGTGGCAGGTCTTTACGCAGCGGACGCCTTCCCCGCAGTTCCGGCAGAGCTGCGCTAG
- a CDS encoding alpha-amylase family glycosyl hydrolase, with protein sequence MRTPDWVQHAVWWHVYPLGFTGAEKTPGDMAAGGDPAVAQPVQHRLPHLADWLDYLVEMGASGLALGPVFASESHGYDTTDYYRIDPRLGDDADFDELVRAARARGIRVLLDGVFNHTGRSFAPFMEALEKGPAAETAGWFHLDWPDGWKPGTEPQYGDFEGHHHLVALNHGEPAVADFVADVMKHWLRRGADGWRLDAAYAVPSEFWARVLTEVRAEFPEAYFVGEYIHGDYPAEVRAGKLDAVTQYELWKAVWSSLSDANFYELAAALERHNTFLDSFVPLTFVGNHDVTRIASRLAPSGRLAQAVVLLLTLPGTPAIYYGDEQGYRGIKEERAGGDDDIRPLFPATPDGLSDVGAPLYRLHRELIGLRRRHAWVHAARTRVHSLSNEQIVYEVYDAGNSLFVALNASAAAGHIPVPAAARDVLAGEGGLDVPGRQLSLPGGGWAVLGTAAG encoded by the coding sequence ATGAGGACGCCGGACTGGGTGCAGCACGCTGTGTGGTGGCACGTCTACCCGCTGGGCTTTACCGGAGCCGAAAAAACGCCGGGCGATATGGCAGCCGGCGGGGATCCGGCGGTTGCGCAGCCCGTGCAGCACCGGTTGCCGCACCTGGCGGACTGGCTGGACTATCTGGTGGAGATGGGCGCGTCCGGCCTTGCCCTCGGCCCCGTGTTTGCCTCCGAATCCCACGGGTACGACACCACCGACTATTACCGGATTGATCCCCGGCTCGGCGACGACGCCGATTTCGACGAGCTGGTCCGTGCGGCCCGGGCCCGCGGTATCCGCGTTCTGCTGGACGGGGTGTTCAACCACACCGGCCGCAGCTTTGCCCCGTTTATGGAGGCACTGGAGAAGGGGCCTGCCGCGGAGACAGCCGGCTGGTTCCACCTGGACTGGCCGGACGGATGGAAACCCGGAACCGAACCGCAGTATGGCGACTTCGAGGGGCACCACCACCTGGTGGCGCTGAATCACGGCGAACCCGCGGTAGCGGATTTTGTGGCCGATGTGATGAAGCACTGGCTCAGGCGCGGGGCTGACGGCTGGCGGCTGGACGCCGCGTACGCCGTACCCTCAGAGTTCTGGGCACGCGTGCTCACCGAGGTCAGGGCCGAATTCCCGGAGGCCTATTTTGTGGGGGAGTACATCCACGGCGACTACCCGGCCGAGGTTCGCGCGGGAAAACTGGACGCAGTGACCCAGTACGAGCTGTGGAAGGCAGTCTGGAGCTCGCTTAGTGACGCCAACTTCTACGAACTTGCGGCTGCCTTGGAGCGGCACAACACGTTCCTGGACAGCTTCGTGCCGCTGACCTTCGTGGGCAACCATGACGTGACGCGCATTGCCAGCCGGCTGGCGCCGTCGGGCAGGCTGGCGCAGGCGGTGGTGCTGTTGCTGACCCTGCCGGGCACGCCTGCCATTTATTACGGCGACGAGCAGGGCTACCGGGGCATCAAGGAGGAGCGTGCCGGAGGGGACGACGACATCCGGCCGCTGTTCCCTGCCACCCCCGACGGACTTTCCGATGTCGGCGCGCCGCTGTACCGGCTGCACCGCGAACTGATCGGGCTGCGCCGCCGGCATGCCTGGGTCCACGCGGCCCGCACCCGGGTGCATTCGCTGAGCAATGAGCAGATTGTCTACGAGGTGTACGACGCCGGGAACTCACTGTTCGTGGCGCTGAATGCCTCCGCCGCAGCCGGGCATATTCCGGTGCCGGCCGCAGCCCGGGACGTCCTCGCCGGCGAGGGTGGGCTGGACGTCCCGGGTAGGCAGCTGTCCCTGCCCGGCGGCGGATGGGCCGTGCTTGGTACTGCTGCCGGCTAG
- a CDS encoding SDR family NAD(P)-dependent oxidoreductase gives MKLSNRTAIITGGAGGIGQGIVRRFLAEGAKVAVVDIDQAQGDKLLADLEGKGEVIFIAKDISKAENAAAIVAETVARFGGLDILVNNAHASKQAPIMETTQEMWDLSFNTGTMATFHLMRAAYPELKKTGGSIINFGSGAGIKGLPNQVAYAAAKEAIRAISRTAANEWAADGIRVNVVSPVALTPGIVQWAKAFPDAYQEVVDGVPLGRLGDPETDIAPIVVFLASDDSQYLTGQTLMADGGTIKLY, from the coding sequence ATGAAACTCAGTAACCGGACAGCGATCATTACCGGCGGGGCCGGCGGGATCGGGCAGGGAATTGTCCGGCGGTTCCTCGCCGAGGGCGCCAAGGTTGCGGTAGTGGACATCGACCAGGCGCAGGGCGACAAGCTGCTGGCCGACCTCGAAGGCAAAGGCGAGGTCATATTCATCGCGAAGGACATCTCCAAGGCCGAGAACGCCGCAGCCATTGTGGCCGAAACGGTGGCACGCTTCGGCGGGCTGGACATCCTGGTGAACAACGCCCATGCCTCCAAGCAGGCGCCGATCATGGAAACCACGCAGGAAATGTGGGACCTGTCCTTCAACACGGGCACCATGGCCACCTTCCACCTGATGCGGGCCGCCTATCCCGAGCTGAAAAAGACCGGCGGCAGCATCATCAACTTCGGCTCGGGGGCGGGTATCAAGGGCCTGCCCAACCAGGTTGCCTACGCGGCGGCCAAGGAAGCCATCCGCGCCATCTCCCGCACGGCCGCCAACGAGTGGGCGGCGGACGGTATCCGCGTCAACGTGGTCTCCCCCGTGGCGCTGACACCGGGCATTGTGCAGTGGGCCAAGGCCTTCCCGGACGCCTATCAGGAGGTTGTCGACGGCGTACCGCTGGGCCGGCTGGGTGATCCGGAAACCGACATTGCACCAATTGTGGTGTTCCTGGCCAGCGATGATTCGCAGTACCTGACGGGCCAGACCCTGATGGCCGACGGCGGCACCATCAAGCTGTACTAG
- a CDS encoding TetR/AcrR family transcriptional regulator: MSRKNPLTPDGIAAAAVAIADAEGLDAVSMRRVAGDLGVSAMALYRHVADRNDLLLMMAGAATAEFSLLGPGTHTWQQVLAHMAEAQWEAFTAHRWLLRIVLTPRRLVNMASPGDVERILATLASAGLSEEQGFDCLLGISAAVIGTSAITAAAHYGPAFDGQPAPADGGQGEWKDGTAVARHPRAARFQQQGITYAGSRRSLDFFVANFIAGVEQTLAQAQDLPTGSATRKE; this comes from the coding sequence GTGTCCCGGAAAAACCCGCTGACCCCGGACGGTATCGCTGCAGCCGCCGTCGCGATAGCCGACGCCGAAGGCCTCGATGCCGTGAGCATGCGGCGCGTTGCCGGTGACCTGGGCGTCTCGGCCATGGCCCTGTACCGGCACGTGGCAGACCGCAATGACCTGCTGCTGATGATGGCCGGGGCGGCCACCGCCGAATTCTCCCTGCTTGGCCCCGGGACCCACACCTGGCAGCAGGTGCTGGCCCACATGGCAGAGGCGCAGTGGGAAGCGTTCACGGCACACCGCTGGCTGCTGCGCATTGTGCTCACTCCGCGCAGGCTGGTGAACATGGCCAGCCCCGGGGACGTGGAACGGATACTTGCCACGCTCGCCTCAGCCGGCCTGAGCGAGGAGCAGGGCTTCGACTGCCTGCTGGGAATTTCCGCCGCCGTGATAGGCACTTCGGCCATTACGGCGGCAGCCCACTACGGCCCGGCCTTCGATGGACAGCCGGCGCCCGCGGACGGCGGACAGGGCGAGTGGAAGGACGGCACAGCGGTGGCCCGGCACCCGCGGGCGGCCCGTTTCCAGCAGCAGGGCATCACCTATGCCGGGTCACGCCGTTCCCTGGACTTCTTCGTTGCCAACTTTATTGCCGGCGTCGAACAGACACTGGCACAGGCCCAGGACCTGCCAACGGGTTCTGCGACACGGAAGGAATAA
- the kdpF gene encoding K(+)-transporting ATPase subunit F — MIVFNILALCLGAAAAGYLLVALIRPERF; from the coding sequence GTGATCGTCTTTAACATCCTGGCGCTTTGCCTCGGGGCGGCCGCAGCCGGCTACCTTCTGGTGGCCCTCATCCGACCGGAGCGGTTCTGA